From the Clarias gariepinus isolate MV-2021 ecotype Netherlands chromosome 3, CGAR_prim_01v2, whole genome shotgun sequence genome, one window contains:
- the si:ch211-133n4.6 gene encoding uncharacterized protein si:ch211-133n4.6 isoform X2, whose amino-acid sequence MLIRNIIIFCTLAVLLAEADLDTVNGGFQAMSTGTDQDSTSDEAPTESMNSVSPDQPNGELQYIDGATADASSTSAEAGQAAGPQVNDVTAADGTKSSTEEQDENESPESEEVMKPAPAQRPTKPQTVNQRKRNKPVVASKKRMRTLRP is encoded by the exons ATGTTGATAAG GAATATTATTATCTTCTGCACACTAGCAGTGCTGCTGGCTGAAGCAGACCTAGACACAG ttaatggaGGTTTTCAAGCCATGTCTACGGGAACAG ATCAGGACTCCACATCTGATGAGGCTCCAACTG AAAGCATGAACTCTGTGTCACCTGATCAGCCCAACG GTGAGCTACAATATATTGATGGAGCCACAGCTG ATGCAAGCAGCACAAGTGCAGAAGCAGGTCAGGCTGCTG GGCCTCAAGTCAATGATGTGACAGCAGCTG ATGGCACAAAATCAAGCACTGAAGAACAAGATG AGAATGAAAGCCCAGAGTCAGAAGAAGTGATGAAGCCAGCCCCAGCGCAGCGTCCTACAAAACCACAAACTGTAAACCAGCGCAAGCGCAACAAGCCTGTTGTGGCCTCCAAGAAGAGAATGAGAACCCTTCgcccctga
- the si:ch211-133n4.6 gene encoding uncharacterized protein si:ch211-133n4.6 isoform X1, which translates to MLIRNIIIFCTLAVLLAEADLDTVNGGFQAMSTGTDQDSTSDEAPTVMSFMIILTESMNSVSPDQPNGELQYIDGATADASSTSAEAGQAAGPQVNDVTAADGTKSSTEEQDENESPESEEVMKPAPAQRPTKPQTVNQRKRNKPVVASKKRMRTLRP; encoded by the exons ATGTTGATAAG GAATATTATTATCTTCTGCACACTAGCAGTGCTGCTGGCTGAAGCAGACCTAGACACAG ttaatggaGGTTTTCAAGCCATGTCTACGGGAACAG ATCAGGACTCCACATCTGATGAGGCTCCAACTG TTATGTCCTTTATGATTATCCTTACAGAAAGCATGAACTCTGTGTCACCTGATCAGCCCAACG GTGAGCTACAATATATTGATGGAGCCACAGCTG ATGCAAGCAGCACAAGTGCAGAAGCAGGTCAGGCTGCTG GGCCTCAAGTCAATGATGTGACAGCAGCTG ATGGCACAAAATCAAGCACTGAAGAACAAGATG AGAATGAAAGCCCAGAGTCAGAAGAAGTGATGAAGCCAGCCCCAGCGCAGCGTCCTACAAAACCACAAACTGTAAACCAGCGCAAGCGCAACAAGCCTGTTGTGGCCTCCAAGAAGAGAATGAGAACCCTTCgcccctga
- the stm gene encoding protein starmaker isoform X1, with the protein MQTRTLVVFLIIVFVAVTRSAPINDGTDNDEKDLAQLDKLMAVNNGFPPTNSPVNEESAYPLLAGTTEGKDSAEKAEGAASETADTTEKPGDTSHDETTSGPDSKEASESALMKKDSDMSDPSEESNKDLQDDTAERASTEKKLDETEEVTDKQTDPENTDSTLTSSKEFDSSDKTFSSKEMEPREEANKDSQESEKHKAAASTDTNKDSKEQDAEKNSEMEDKDNTSDKAVDTDDDVDETRDTEDTDKKDSAEKSGSKHDDTDKDTDHDKTSSSDLTESSDSTENTDKDNNRNSNKETDENRDNDGDRDKDADNDRDGEDRDKDEDNDNNRNSDKDEDKDNDRDSDKDEDKDNDRDSDKDEDKDSDRDSDKDEDKDSDRDSDKDEDKDSDRDSDKDEVKDSDRDSNKDEDKDSDRDSNKDENKDSDRDSKKNERVSDGDNNGDSDADNDVDSKDIKDEEDSADSDMDTMDDKSSEKEMTAEGEKNTDQESKDRSEESLPGSFIMDSSSKEDSQDRETSSTESTDKNSSDSMDHDDKDSAETDGGVSDVSANSSEIETVDATSLETAEDSEGDSSDDSRDATESKSQEDNTDEDMDIDTTDEDIDTGMDEDDTVQKDAEGNPSDIPNQPDHLENTPQGSVVASNNASLSS; encoded by the exons ATGCAGACAAG GACACTGGTTGTTTTTCTAATCATTGTTTTTGTGGCTGTCACTCGTTCTGCTCCAATAAATG ATGGCACAGACAATGATG aaAAAGACCTGGCTCAGCTAGACAAATTGATGG ctGTTAATAATGGATTTCCTCCGACTAACAGCCCTGTAAATGAAGAATCTG CATATCCTCTCCTAGCAGGTACTACAGAGGGAAAGGACTCTGCAGAAAAAGCAGAAG GAGCAGCAAGTGAAACAGCAGATACAACAGAAAAGCCAG GTGACACAAGTCACGATGAAACCACCAGTGGTCCAGATTCAAAAG AGGCCTCTGAATCTGCGTTAATGAAGAAGGACTCGGACATGTCAG acccATCTGAGGAGAGTAATAAAGATCTTCAAG ATGACACGGCTGAACGAGCATCAACAGAAAAGAAACTAG ATGAAACAGAGGAAGTAACAGACAAGCAAACAGATCCTGAGA ATACTGACTCAACACTCACATCATCAAAAGAATTTGATTCTTCCG ATAAGACCTTTTCCAGCAAGGAAATGGAGCCACGTGAAGAGGCTAACAAGGACTCTCAAG AATCTGAAAAACACAAGGCAGCTGCCAGCACAGATACCAACAAGGACAGTAAAGAACAAGATGCGGAGAAAAACTCAGAGATGGAGGACAAGGACAACACTTCCGACAAAGCTGTAGACAcggatgatgatgttgatgagaCTAGAGACACAGAAGACACTGATAAAAAAGACTCCGCAGAAAAAAGCGGCAGCAAGCATGATGATACAGACAAAGATACTGACCATGACAAAACAAGTTCTTCAGACCTGACAGAGAGTAGTGACAGCACTGAGAACACTGACAAAGACAACAATAGAAACAGCAACAAAGAGACTGATGAAAATAGAGACAATGATGGAGATAGGGATAAAGATGCAGATAACGACAGAGATGGGGAGGACAGAGATAAGGATGAGGACAATGACAATAATAGGAATAGTGATAAAGATGAGGACAAAGACAATGATAGGGATAGTGATAAAGATGAGGACAAAGACAATGATAGGGATAGTGATAAAGATGAGGACAAAGACAGTGATAGGGATAGTGATAAAGATGAGGACAAAGACAGTGATAGGGATAGTGATAAAGATGAGGACAAAGACAGTGATAGGGATAGTGATAAAGATGAGGTCAAAGACAGTGATAGGGATAGTAATAAAGATGAGGATAAAGACAGTGATAGGGATAGTAATAAAGATGAGAATAAAGACAGTGATAGGGATAgtaagaaaaatgaaagagTCAGTGATGGAGACAACAATGGTGACAGTGACGCAGACAATGATGTTGATAGCAAAGACATAAAAGATGAGGAGGATAGTGCAGATAGTGACATGGACACCATGGACGACAAAAGCAGTGAGAAGGAAATGACTGCTGAGGGGGAAAAGAACACTGACCAAGAGTCAAAAGACAGGTCTGAAGAATCTCTGCCAGGGTCTTTCATCATGGACTCCTCAAGTAAAGAGGACAGTCAGGACAGAGAGACAAGCAGCACTGAGTCCACAGATAAAAACAGCTCTGACAGCATGGATCATGATGACAAGGACAGTGCAGAGACAGATGGAGGAG TTTCAGATGTCAGTGCTAATAGTTCAGAAATAGAGACTGTTG ATGCAACATCACTTGAAACCGCCGAAGACTCTGAGGGGGACTCCAGTG ATGACTCAAGGGATGCAACAGAGTCAAAATCACAAG AGGACAACACTGATGAAGACATGGATATAGACACAACTG ATGAAGATATTGATACAGGTATGGATGAAGATGACACAGTCCAGAAAGATGCTGAGG GAAACCCATCTGACATACCcaaccagcctgatcatctagAAAACACACCGCAAG GGTCTGTTGTTGCTAGCAATAATGCTTCTCTAAGCTCTTAG
- the stm gene encoding protein starmaker isoform X4, whose product MQTRTLVVFLIIVFVAVTRSAPINDGTDNDEKDLAQLDKLMAVNNGFPPTNSPVNEESAYPLLAGTTEGKDSAEKAEGAASETADTTEKPGDTSHDETTSGPDSKEASESALMKKDSDMSDPSEESNKDLQDDTAERASTEKKLDETEEVTDKQTDPENTDSTLTSSKEFDSSESEKHKAAASTDTNKDSKEQDAEKNSEMEDKDNTSDKAVDTDDDVDETRDTEDTDKKDSAEKSGSKHDDTDKDTDHDKTSSSDLTESSDSTENTDKDNNRNSNKETDENRDNDGDRDKDADNDRDGEDRDKDEDNDNNRNSDKDEDKDNDRDSDKDEDKDNDRDSDKDEDKDSDRDSDKDEDKDSDRDSDKDEDKDSDRDSDKDEVKDSDRDSNKDEDKDSDRDSNKDENKDSDRDSKKNERVSDGDNNGDSDADNDVDSKDIKDEEDSADSDMDTMDDKSSEKEMTAEGEKNTDQESKDRSEESLPGSFIMDSSSKEDSQDRETSSTESTDKNSSDSMDHDDKDSAETDGGVSDVSANSSEIETVDATSLETAEDSEGDSSDDSRDATESKSQEDNTDEDMDIDTTDEDIDTGMDEDDTVQKDAEGNPSDIPNQPDHLENTPQGSVVASNNASLSS is encoded by the exons ATGCAGACAAG GACACTGGTTGTTTTTCTAATCATTGTTTTTGTGGCTGTCACTCGTTCTGCTCCAATAAATG ATGGCACAGACAATGATG aaAAAGACCTGGCTCAGCTAGACAAATTGATGG ctGTTAATAATGGATTTCCTCCGACTAACAGCCCTGTAAATGAAGAATCTG CATATCCTCTCCTAGCAGGTACTACAGAGGGAAAGGACTCTGCAGAAAAAGCAGAAG GAGCAGCAAGTGAAACAGCAGATACAACAGAAAAGCCAG GTGACACAAGTCACGATGAAACCACCAGTGGTCCAGATTCAAAAG AGGCCTCTGAATCTGCGTTAATGAAGAAGGACTCGGACATGTCAG acccATCTGAGGAGAGTAATAAAGATCTTCAAG ATGACACGGCTGAACGAGCATCAACAGAAAAGAAACTAG ATGAAACAGAGGAAGTAACAGACAAGCAAACAGATCCTGAGA ATACTGACTCAACACTCACATCATCAAAAGAATTTGATTCTTCCG AATCTGAAAAACACAAGGCAGCTGCCAGCACAGATACCAACAAGGACAGTAAAGAACAAGATGCGGAGAAAAACTCAGAGATGGAGGACAAGGACAACACTTCCGACAAAGCTGTAGACAcggatgatgatgttgatgagaCTAGAGACACAGAAGACACTGATAAAAAAGACTCCGCAGAAAAAAGCGGCAGCAAGCATGATGATACAGACAAAGATACTGACCATGACAAAACAAGTTCTTCAGACCTGACAGAGAGTAGTGACAGCACTGAGAACACTGACAAAGACAACAATAGAAACAGCAACAAAGAGACTGATGAAAATAGAGACAATGATGGAGATAGGGATAAAGATGCAGATAACGACAGAGATGGGGAGGACAGAGATAAGGATGAGGACAATGACAATAATAGGAATAGTGATAAAGATGAGGACAAAGACAATGATAGGGATAGTGATAAAGATGAGGACAAAGACAATGATAGGGATAGTGATAAAGATGAGGACAAAGACAGTGATAGGGATAGTGATAAAGATGAGGACAAAGACAGTGATAGGGATAGTGATAAAGATGAGGACAAAGACAGTGATAGGGATAGTGATAAAGATGAGGTCAAAGACAGTGATAGGGATAGTAATAAAGATGAGGATAAAGACAGTGATAGGGATAGTAATAAAGATGAGAATAAAGACAGTGATAGGGATAgtaagaaaaatgaaagagTCAGTGATGGAGACAACAATGGTGACAGTGACGCAGACAATGATGTTGATAGCAAAGACATAAAAGATGAGGAGGATAGTGCAGATAGTGACATGGACACCATGGACGACAAAAGCAGTGAGAAGGAAATGACTGCTGAGGGGGAAAAGAACACTGACCAAGAGTCAAAAGACAGGTCTGAAGAATCTCTGCCAGGGTCTTTCATCATGGACTCCTCAAGTAAAGAGGACAGTCAGGACAGAGAGACAAGCAGCACTGAGTCCACAGATAAAAACAGCTCTGACAGCATGGATCATGATGACAAGGACAGTGCAGAGACAGATGGAGGAG TTTCAGATGTCAGTGCTAATAGTTCAGAAATAGAGACTGTTG ATGCAACATCACTTGAAACCGCCGAAGACTCTGAGGGGGACTCCAGTG ATGACTCAAGGGATGCAACAGAGTCAAAATCACAAG AGGACAACACTGATGAAGACATGGATATAGACACAACTG ATGAAGATATTGATACAGGTATGGATGAAGATGACACAGTCCAGAAAGATGCTGAGG GAAACCCATCTGACATACCcaaccagcctgatcatctagAAAACACACCGCAAG GGTCTGTTGTTGCTAGCAATAATGCTTCTCTAAGCTCTTAG
- the stm gene encoding protein starmaker isoform X3, whose amino-acid sequence MQTRTLVVFLIIVFVAVTRSAPINDGTDNDEKDLAQLDKLMAVNNGFPPTNSPVNEESAYPLLAGTTEGKDSAEKAEGAASETADTTEKPGDTSHDETTSGPDSKEASESALMKKDSDMSDPSEESNKDLQDETEEVTDKQTDPENTDSTLTSSKEFDSSDKTFSSKEMEPREEANKDSQESEKHKAAASTDTNKDSKEQDAEKNSEMEDKDNTSDKAVDTDDDVDETRDTEDTDKKDSAEKSGSKHDDTDKDTDHDKTSSSDLTESSDSTENTDKDNNRNSNKETDENRDNDGDRDKDADNDRDGEDRDKDEDNDNNRNSDKDEDKDNDRDSDKDEDKDNDRDSDKDEDKDSDRDSDKDEDKDSDRDSDKDEDKDSDRDSDKDEVKDSDRDSNKDEDKDSDRDSNKDENKDSDRDSKKNERVSDGDNNGDSDADNDVDSKDIKDEEDSADSDMDTMDDKSSEKEMTAEGEKNTDQESKDRSEESLPGSFIMDSSSKEDSQDRETSSTESTDKNSSDSMDHDDKDSAETDGGVSDVSANSSEIETVDATSLETAEDSEGDSSDDSRDATESKSQEDNTDEDMDIDTTDEDIDTGMDEDDTVQKDAEGNPSDIPNQPDHLENTPQGSVVASNNASLSS is encoded by the exons ATGCAGACAAG GACACTGGTTGTTTTTCTAATCATTGTTTTTGTGGCTGTCACTCGTTCTGCTCCAATAAATG ATGGCACAGACAATGATG aaAAAGACCTGGCTCAGCTAGACAAATTGATGG ctGTTAATAATGGATTTCCTCCGACTAACAGCCCTGTAAATGAAGAATCTG CATATCCTCTCCTAGCAGGTACTACAGAGGGAAAGGACTCTGCAGAAAAAGCAGAAG GAGCAGCAAGTGAAACAGCAGATACAACAGAAAAGCCAG GTGACACAAGTCACGATGAAACCACCAGTGGTCCAGATTCAAAAG AGGCCTCTGAATCTGCGTTAATGAAGAAGGACTCGGACATGTCAG acccATCTGAGGAGAGTAATAAAGATCTTCAAG ATGAAACAGAGGAAGTAACAGACAAGCAAACAGATCCTGAGA ATACTGACTCAACACTCACATCATCAAAAGAATTTGATTCTTCCG ATAAGACCTTTTCCAGCAAGGAAATGGAGCCACGTGAAGAGGCTAACAAGGACTCTCAAG AATCTGAAAAACACAAGGCAGCTGCCAGCACAGATACCAACAAGGACAGTAAAGAACAAGATGCGGAGAAAAACTCAGAGATGGAGGACAAGGACAACACTTCCGACAAAGCTGTAGACAcggatgatgatgttgatgagaCTAGAGACACAGAAGACACTGATAAAAAAGACTCCGCAGAAAAAAGCGGCAGCAAGCATGATGATACAGACAAAGATACTGACCATGACAAAACAAGTTCTTCAGACCTGACAGAGAGTAGTGACAGCACTGAGAACACTGACAAAGACAACAATAGAAACAGCAACAAAGAGACTGATGAAAATAGAGACAATGATGGAGATAGGGATAAAGATGCAGATAACGACAGAGATGGGGAGGACAGAGATAAGGATGAGGACAATGACAATAATAGGAATAGTGATAAAGATGAGGACAAAGACAATGATAGGGATAGTGATAAAGATGAGGACAAAGACAATGATAGGGATAGTGATAAAGATGAGGACAAAGACAGTGATAGGGATAGTGATAAAGATGAGGACAAAGACAGTGATAGGGATAGTGATAAAGATGAGGACAAAGACAGTGATAGGGATAGTGATAAAGATGAGGTCAAAGACAGTGATAGGGATAGTAATAAAGATGAGGATAAAGACAGTGATAGGGATAGTAATAAAGATGAGAATAAAGACAGTGATAGGGATAgtaagaaaaatgaaagagTCAGTGATGGAGACAACAATGGTGACAGTGACGCAGACAATGATGTTGATAGCAAAGACATAAAAGATGAGGAGGATAGTGCAGATAGTGACATGGACACCATGGACGACAAAAGCAGTGAGAAGGAAATGACTGCTGAGGGGGAAAAGAACACTGACCAAGAGTCAAAAGACAGGTCTGAAGAATCTCTGCCAGGGTCTTTCATCATGGACTCCTCAAGTAAAGAGGACAGTCAGGACAGAGAGACAAGCAGCACTGAGTCCACAGATAAAAACAGCTCTGACAGCATGGATCATGATGACAAGGACAGTGCAGAGACAGATGGAGGAG TTTCAGATGTCAGTGCTAATAGTTCAGAAATAGAGACTGTTG ATGCAACATCACTTGAAACCGCCGAAGACTCTGAGGGGGACTCCAGTG ATGACTCAAGGGATGCAACAGAGTCAAAATCACAAG AGGACAACACTGATGAAGACATGGATATAGACACAACTG ATGAAGATATTGATACAGGTATGGATGAAGATGACACAGTCCAGAAAGATGCTGAGG GAAACCCATCTGACATACCcaaccagcctgatcatctagAAAACACACCGCAAG GGTCTGTTGTTGCTAGCAATAATGCTTCTCTAAGCTCTTAG
- the stm gene encoding protein starmaker isoform X5, which yields MQTRTLVVFLIIVFVAVTRSAPINDGTDNDEKDLAQLDKLMAVNNGFPPTNSPVNEESAYPLLAGTTEGKDSAEKAEGAASETADTTEKPGDTSHDETTSGPDSKEASESALMKKDSDMSDPSEESNKDLQDKTFSSKEMEPREEANKDSQESEKHKAAASTDTNKDSKEQDAEKNSEMEDKDNTSDKAVDTDDDVDETRDTEDTDKKDSAEKSGSKHDDTDKDTDHDKTSSSDLTESSDSTENTDKDNNRNSNKETDENRDNDGDRDKDADNDRDGEDRDKDEDNDNNRNSDKDEDKDNDRDSDKDEDKDNDRDSDKDEDKDSDRDSDKDEDKDSDRDSDKDEDKDSDRDSDKDEVKDSDRDSNKDEDKDSDRDSNKDENKDSDRDSKKNERVSDGDNNGDSDADNDVDSKDIKDEEDSADSDMDTMDDKSSEKEMTAEGEKNTDQESKDRSEESLPGSFIMDSSSKEDSQDRETSSTESTDKNSSDSMDHDDKDSAETDGGVSDVSANSSEIETVDATSLETAEDSEGDSSDDSRDATESKSQEDNTDEDMDIDTTDEDIDTGMDEDDTVQKDAEGNPSDIPNQPDHLENTPQGSVVASNNASLSS from the exons ATGCAGACAAG GACACTGGTTGTTTTTCTAATCATTGTTTTTGTGGCTGTCACTCGTTCTGCTCCAATAAATG ATGGCACAGACAATGATG aaAAAGACCTGGCTCAGCTAGACAAATTGATGG ctGTTAATAATGGATTTCCTCCGACTAACAGCCCTGTAAATGAAGAATCTG CATATCCTCTCCTAGCAGGTACTACAGAGGGAAAGGACTCTGCAGAAAAAGCAGAAG GAGCAGCAAGTGAAACAGCAGATACAACAGAAAAGCCAG GTGACACAAGTCACGATGAAACCACCAGTGGTCCAGATTCAAAAG AGGCCTCTGAATCTGCGTTAATGAAGAAGGACTCGGACATGTCAG acccATCTGAGGAGAGTAATAAAGATCTTCAAG ATAAGACCTTTTCCAGCAAGGAAATGGAGCCACGTGAAGAGGCTAACAAGGACTCTCAAG AATCTGAAAAACACAAGGCAGCTGCCAGCACAGATACCAACAAGGACAGTAAAGAACAAGATGCGGAGAAAAACTCAGAGATGGAGGACAAGGACAACACTTCCGACAAAGCTGTAGACAcggatgatgatgttgatgagaCTAGAGACACAGAAGACACTGATAAAAAAGACTCCGCAGAAAAAAGCGGCAGCAAGCATGATGATACAGACAAAGATACTGACCATGACAAAACAAGTTCTTCAGACCTGACAGAGAGTAGTGACAGCACTGAGAACACTGACAAAGACAACAATAGAAACAGCAACAAAGAGACTGATGAAAATAGAGACAATGATGGAGATAGGGATAAAGATGCAGATAACGACAGAGATGGGGAGGACAGAGATAAGGATGAGGACAATGACAATAATAGGAATAGTGATAAAGATGAGGACAAAGACAATGATAGGGATAGTGATAAAGATGAGGACAAAGACAATGATAGGGATAGTGATAAAGATGAGGACAAAGACAGTGATAGGGATAGTGATAAAGATGAGGACAAAGACAGTGATAGGGATAGTGATAAAGATGAGGACAAAGACAGTGATAGGGATAGTGATAAAGATGAGGTCAAAGACAGTGATAGGGATAGTAATAAAGATGAGGATAAAGACAGTGATAGGGATAGTAATAAAGATGAGAATAAAGACAGTGATAGGGATAgtaagaaaaatgaaagagTCAGTGATGGAGACAACAATGGTGACAGTGACGCAGACAATGATGTTGATAGCAAAGACATAAAAGATGAGGAGGATAGTGCAGATAGTGACATGGACACCATGGACGACAAAAGCAGTGAGAAGGAAATGACTGCTGAGGGGGAAAAGAACACTGACCAAGAGTCAAAAGACAGGTCTGAAGAATCTCTGCCAGGGTCTTTCATCATGGACTCCTCAAGTAAAGAGGACAGTCAGGACAGAGAGACAAGCAGCACTGAGTCCACAGATAAAAACAGCTCTGACAGCATGGATCATGATGACAAGGACAGTGCAGAGACAGATGGAGGAG TTTCAGATGTCAGTGCTAATAGTTCAGAAATAGAGACTGTTG ATGCAACATCACTTGAAACCGCCGAAGACTCTGAGGGGGACTCCAGTG ATGACTCAAGGGATGCAACAGAGTCAAAATCACAAG AGGACAACACTGATGAAGACATGGATATAGACACAACTG ATGAAGATATTGATACAGGTATGGATGAAGATGACACAGTCCAGAAAGATGCTGAGG GAAACCCATCTGACATACCcaaccagcctgatcatctagAAAACACACCGCAAG GGTCTGTTGTTGCTAGCAATAATGCTTCTCTAAGCTCTTAG
- the stm gene encoding protein starmaker isoform X2 — MQTRTLVVFLIIVFVAVTRSAPINDGTDNDEKDLAQLDKLMAVNNGFPPTNSPVNEESAGTTEGKDSAEKAEGAASETADTTEKPGDTSHDETTSGPDSKEASESALMKKDSDMSDPSEESNKDLQDDTAERASTEKKLDETEEVTDKQTDPENTDSTLTSSKEFDSSDKTFSSKEMEPREEANKDSQESEKHKAAASTDTNKDSKEQDAEKNSEMEDKDNTSDKAVDTDDDVDETRDTEDTDKKDSAEKSGSKHDDTDKDTDHDKTSSSDLTESSDSTENTDKDNNRNSNKETDENRDNDGDRDKDADNDRDGEDRDKDEDNDNNRNSDKDEDKDNDRDSDKDEDKDNDRDSDKDEDKDSDRDSDKDEDKDSDRDSDKDEDKDSDRDSDKDEVKDSDRDSNKDEDKDSDRDSNKDENKDSDRDSKKNERVSDGDNNGDSDADNDVDSKDIKDEEDSADSDMDTMDDKSSEKEMTAEGEKNTDQESKDRSEESLPGSFIMDSSSKEDSQDRETSSTESTDKNSSDSMDHDDKDSAETDGGVSDVSANSSEIETVDATSLETAEDSEGDSSDDSRDATESKSQEDNTDEDMDIDTTDEDIDTGMDEDDTVQKDAEGNPSDIPNQPDHLENTPQGSVVASNNASLSS; from the exons ATGCAGACAAG GACACTGGTTGTTTTTCTAATCATTGTTTTTGTGGCTGTCACTCGTTCTGCTCCAATAAATG ATGGCACAGACAATGATG aaAAAGACCTGGCTCAGCTAGACAAATTGATGG ctGTTAATAATGGATTTCCTCCGACTAACAGCCCTGTAAATGAAGAATCTG CAGGTACTACAGAGGGAAAGGACTCTGCAGAAAAAGCAGAAG GAGCAGCAAGTGAAACAGCAGATACAACAGAAAAGCCAG GTGACACAAGTCACGATGAAACCACCAGTGGTCCAGATTCAAAAG AGGCCTCTGAATCTGCGTTAATGAAGAAGGACTCGGACATGTCAG acccATCTGAGGAGAGTAATAAAGATCTTCAAG ATGACACGGCTGAACGAGCATCAACAGAAAAGAAACTAG ATGAAACAGAGGAAGTAACAGACAAGCAAACAGATCCTGAGA ATACTGACTCAACACTCACATCATCAAAAGAATTTGATTCTTCCG ATAAGACCTTTTCCAGCAAGGAAATGGAGCCACGTGAAGAGGCTAACAAGGACTCTCAAG AATCTGAAAAACACAAGGCAGCTGCCAGCACAGATACCAACAAGGACAGTAAAGAACAAGATGCGGAGAAAAACTCAGAGATGGAGGACAAGGACAACACTTCCGACAAAGCTGTAGACAcggatgatgatgttgatgagaCTAGAGACACAGAAGACACTGATAAAAAAGACTCCGCAGAAAAAAGCGGCAGCAAGCATGATGATACAGACAAAGATACTGACCATGACAAAACAAGTTCTTCAGACCTGACAGAGAGTAGTGACAGCACTGAGAACACTGACAAAGACAACAATAGAAACAGCAACAAAGAGACTGATGAAAATAGAGACAATGATGGAGATAGGGATAAAGATGCAGATAACGACAGAGATGGGGAGGACAGAGATAAGGATGAGGACAATGACAATAATAGGAATAGTGATAAAGATGAGGACAAAGACAATGATAGGGATAGTGATAAAGATGAGGACAAAGACAATGATAGGGATAGTGATAAAGATGAGGACAAAGACAGTGATAGGGATAGTGATAAAGATGAGGACAAAGACAGTGATAGGGATAGTGATAAAGATGAGGACAAAGACAGTGATAGGGATAGTGATAAAGATGAGGTCAAAGACAGTGATAGGGATAGTAATAAAGATGAGGATAAAGACAGTGATAGGGATAGTAATAAAGATGAGAATAAAGACAGTGATAGGGATAgtaagaaaaatgaaagagTCAGTGATGGAGACAACAATGGTGACAGTGACGCAGACAATGATGTTGATAGCAAAGACATAAAAGATGAGGAGGATAGTGCAGATAGTGACATGGACACCATGGACGACAAAAGCAGTGAGAAGGAAATGACTGCTGAGGGGGAAAAGAACACTGACCAAGAGTCAAAAGACAGGTCTGAAGAATCTCTGCCAGGGTCTTTCATCATGGACTCCTCAAGTAAAGAGGACAGTCAGGACAGAGAGACAAGCAGCACTGAGTCCACAGATAAAAACAGCTCTGACAGCATGGATCATGATGACAAGGACAGTGCAGAGACAGATGGAGGAG TTTCAGATGTCAGTGCTAATAGTTCAGAAATAGAGACTGTTG ATGCAACATCACTTGAAACCGCCGAAGACTCTGAGGGGGACTCCAGTG ATGACTCAAGGGATGCAACAGAGTCAAAATCACAAG AGGACAACACTGATGAAGACATGGATATAGACACAACTG ATGAAGATATTGATACAGGTATGGATGAAGATGACACAGTCCAGAAAGATGCTGAGG GAAACCCATCTGACATACCcaaccagcctgatcatctagAAAACACACCGCAAG GGTCTGTTGTTGCTAGCAATAATGCTTCTCTAAGCTCTTAG